From Bacteroidota bacterium, a single genomic window includes:
- a CDS encoding uridine phosphorylase, with product MSKTKQLNHITTENGDFEGNGSYGRYVFLSGSGSRAKRVAEHHFSNLVVRKSDRGHDLYLGTLKSEGESIDVASISTGMGVSSIEIILSELIFAGARRFLRIGTCGSLQPEKIRVPSAVVVTAAVRDERASADYAPIEVPAVATPEYVEYLNKAAIASDWGENTYCGIVHCKSTLYGREFGYSPLKEVHDAYIRNLTNLGVLATEMESSLLFILGMCHNKNIKPISAIDTPEDAAQDISVGTLLAVIGDDQPFSDAQELKGKSVEKIIEIALNFVRLHYRSVCVPV from the coding sequence ATGTCAAAAACGAAGCAACTGAATCACATCACAACAGAGAATGGCGACTTTGAAGGCAACGGATCTTATGGCAGGTATGTCTTCCTGTCGGGTTCGGGTTCGCGCGCAAAACGGGTAGCTGAGCACCACTTTTCAAACCTTGTTGTGCGGAAAAGCGACCGTGGTCATGACCTGTATCTGGGCACCCTGAAATCAGAAGGCGAGTCCATCGATGTTGCCTCCATTTCAACAGGTATGGGCGTGAGCAGTATCGAGATCATTCTGAGTGAATTGATCTTTGCCGGCGCCCGCCGTTTCCTGCGTATTGGTACCTGTGGGTCGTTGCAACCAGAGAAAATTCGCGTGCCCAGTGCCGTTGTTGTTACTGCCGCAGTGCGAGACGAACGCGCGTCTGCTGACTATGCACCCATCGAAGTGCCGGCTGTTGCTACACCTGAGTACGTAGAGTATCTCAACAAGGCGGCCATTGCCTCTGATTGGGGCGAGAATACGTACTGTGGTATTGTTCACTGTAAATCAACCCTGTATGGCCGCGAGTTTGGCTACAGTCCGCTCAAAGAAGTCCACGACGCCTACATCCGTAATTTGACCAATCTGGGCGTTCTCGCAACTGAAATGGAATCGAGCCTCCTGTTTATCCTCGGGATGTGCCACAACAAAAACATCAAGCCAATATCTGCTATAGATACGCCAGAGGATGCTGCCCAGGATATCTCTGTTGGTACATTGCTCGCGGTTATCGGTGACGATCAGCCGTTTTCAGATGCGCAGGAGCTTAAAGGTAAATCTGTTGAGAAAATCATCGAGATCGCACTGAATTTCGTGCGACTCCACTACCGCTCCGTTTGTGTGCCCGTTTGA
- a CDS encoding metalloregulator ArsR/SmtB family transcription factor, whose translation MAVAKKENFTAEEVELAELAKAMGHPARIAILKVLAERKSCICGEIVEVLPLAQATVSQHLKALKKSGIVTGVVDGPRSCYCLDAAVLTKAKQAFEALFADIFNKNCC comes from the coding sequence ATGGCCGTAGCAAAAAAAGAAAACTTCACTGCAGAAGAAGTTGAACTGGCCGAATTGGCCAAAGCCATGGGGCATCCCGCCCGCATTGCTATTCTGAAAGTACTTGCTGAGCGTAAATCCTGCATCTGCGGGGAGATTGTTGAGGTATTGCCGCTTGCGCAGGCGACTGTATCCCAGCACCTCAAAGCGCTCAAGAAATCTGGCATTGTCACGGGGGTGGTCGACGGGCCGCGTTCGTGTTATTGTTTGGATGCAGCAGTACTTACAAAAGCAAAGCAGGCATTTGAAGCCCTGTTCGCAGACATCTTCAACAAAAATTGCTGCTGA
- a CDS encoding HAD-IA family hydrolase: MPARLPEPGFVYFDLDDTILDHRKAEKRALADVRVQHSDILGTFNKKTIEDVYHEGNVKLWHQYGAGEITKPQLQRKRFEYLLDGLAIKGVNPDKMGAYYIERYTHYWDYIEGAEQAFFQIAEKYPVGVLTNGFAKTQHKKLAQFATMRDKLASIVVSEEFGYMKPHPKLFAYAAEQAETPPENIVYVGDSMHSDVKGGQQAGWTVIWYAPQTEEAPANVHHARNWDDVTSFLI; encoded by the coding sequence ATGCCTGCTCGCCTGCCAGAACCAGGGTTTGTCTATTTCGACCTGGACGACACCATCCTAGACCACCGCAAAGCAGAAAAACGCGCCCTTGCTGACGTCCGTGTTCAGCATAGTGATATACTGGGTACCTTCAACAAAAAAACGATTGAAGATGTATACCACGAGGGGAATGTAAAACTCTGGCACCAGTATGGTGCAGGTGAAATCACAAAACCGCAGCTCCAACGCAAAAGGTTTGAGTACTTGCTCGATGGCCTTGCCATCAAAGGGGTTAATCCGGATAAAATGGGGGCGTACTACATTGAGCGCTACACCCACTATTGGGATTACATTGAAGGTGCTGAGCAGGCGTTTTTCCAGATTGCAGAAAAATACCCTGTCGGCGTGTTGACCAACGGGTTTGCAAAAACACAGCATAAGAAGCTGGCACAGTTTGCTACCATGCGAGACAAGCTTGCGAGTATTGTAGTGAGCGAAGAGTTTGGCTACATGAAACCACATCCAAAACTGTTTGCTTACGCCGCTGAACAGGCTGAAACGCCACCGGAGAATATTGTATATGTGGGAGACTCGATGCACTCAGATGTGAAAGGCGGCCAGCAGGCCGGCTGGACCGTCATCTGGTATGCCCCGCAAACAGAAGAAGCGCCAGCAAATGTGCACCACGCGCGAAACTGGGATGACGTCACCAGTTTTCTGATTTAA
- a CDS encoding pyridoxal phosphate-dependent aminotransferase family protein has translation MPEFRTNNRTLAKTQPAEVTTLVKEEPSLFKKTHRFFDPSGDYAQVKNADLYPYFHPIERNEGTRAILDGREIIMAGSNNYLGLTADPRVKEAAIKAIEQYGTGCTGSRFLNGTLDLHLELEERLAAFMGKEGCILYSTGYMTNQGVLQSIASKGDIIFSDKDNHACIIAGQQVSLAETWRYRHNDLKHLKLQLEKADRERPNAGKLIVSDGVFSMNGVIAKIPELVELAEQHNAALMLDDAHAVGVIGPKGEGSAAVFGLTEQVDLITGTFSKSFTSLGGFCVGDRDVIEFIRHTSSAHIFSASMPPANVATVLKCLDILEQEPERLERLWEISDYMREGFRNAGFNVWTSQTPIIPVVVGDLMTCFKFWKDLLDEGVFANAVAPPAVPQGQSLMRTSYMATHTNEELDFILEAFRKVGLKNGVISSNGTPKEL, from the coding sequence ATGCCTGAATTTAGAACAAATAATCGCACGCTGGCTAAAACACAGCCGGCAGAAGTGACGACCCTTGTGAAGGAAGAACCCTCCCTATTTAAGAAGACGCACCGCTTCTTCGATCCCTCTGGTGATTACGCACAGGTTAAAAATGCTGACCTGTATCCGTACTTCCACCCGATCGAACGAAACGAAGGTACGCGCGCAATCCTGGACGGCCGTGAAATCATTATGGCCGGCTCCAACAATTACCTGGGCCTCACAGCAGATCCCCGGGTAAAGGAAGCTGCTATCAAAGCCATCGAACAATACGGCACTGGTTGTACCGGCAGCCGGTTCTTGAATGGCACCCTCGACCTACACCTCGAACTCGAAGAACGCCTTGCCGCGTTTATGGGTAAAGAAGGGTGTATTCTGTACTCAACAGGATACATGACAAACCAGGGCGTGCTGCAGTCTATTGCATCAAAAGGGGATATCATTTTTTCAGACAAGGATAACCACGCCTGTATTATTGCCGGCCAGCAAGTTAGCCTCGCTGAAACATGGCGCTACCGTCACAACGACCTGAAACACCTCAAGCTGCAACTCGAGAAAGCGGATCGAGAACGGCCAAACGCAGGCAAACTCATCGTTTCTGATGGCGTCTTCTCTATGAACGGCGTCATTGCAAAAATTCCTGAGCTGGTTGAACTGGCAGAACAGCACAATGCTGCGCTCATGCTGGACGATGCACACGCAGTAGGCGTCATCGGACCAAAAGGGGAAGGATCCGCAGCGGTCTTCGGACTCACAGAACAGGTAGACCTGATTACGGGTACCTTCTCAAAAAGCTTTACGTCGCTTGGCGGATTCTGCGTTGGCGACCGTGACGTTATCGAGTTTATCCGGCATACCAGTTCTGCGCACATTTTCAGTGCCTCCATGCCGCCGGCAAACGTAGCAACGGTATTGAAGTGCCTCGACATTCTCGAGCAAGAACCTGAGCGCCTCGAACGCCTCTGGGAAATCTCAGATTACATGCGCGAAGGCTTCAGAAACGCAGGCTTTAACGTATGGACCAGCCAGACGCCGATTATTCCAGTTGTTGTAGGTGACCTTATGACCTGCTTCAAGTTCTGGAAAGACCTATTGGATGAAGGCGTATTTGCCAACGCAGTAGCACCACCAGCTGTCCCACAGGGTCAGTCGCTCATGCGTACCTCATATATGGCAACCCACACAAACGAAGAGCTTGACTTTATTCTCGAAGCTTTTCGTAAGGTTGGCCTCAAAAACGGCGTAATTTCCAGCAACGGTACGCCCAAAGAACTGTAA
- the nhaC gene encoding Na+/H+ antiporter NhaC, with the protein MLCTPGGAGIQYFQNVAGNILIYISLCILCHLQTRHEVVVMEDGADFEDGTKRKPSLGQSLIPVFVMVGLLASSVVFYADNSSYGPNQIALILSAMVGAIIGIRNGFTWKEIKDGMVHGVSLAMGAIFILLVVGSLIGTWIMAGIVPTMIYYGLQILNPTIFYAACCVICALVALATGSSWTTAGTVGIALVGIAGAFELSLGIAAGAIISGAYFGDKLSPLSDTTNLAPAMAGTDLFTHIRHMLYTTVPSFIIALTLFTIIGLMGDTPADAAGLEEMLTALSSSFNIGWYLLLPLVAVLFMIYKKMPAFPALLIGSLIGGVFAMIFQQPVVFELVGETDLPPFFALLKGFWITMFDSFEANTGNEALNDLLSRGGMSSMLNTIWLIVSAMMFGAVMEKTGMLQELAGRLLGMAKSTGGLITATVATSIGANIIASDQYIAIVVPGRMYRAEFEKRNLAPKNLSRTLEDAGTITSPLIPWNTCGAFMASTLGVATVAYLPFAFFNLMNPIIAMIYGYTGFSIVKLDEEGQEVATS; encoded by the coding sequence GTGTTGTGCACGCCAGGTGGCGCTGGCATCCAGTATTTCCAAAATGTTGCCGGCAATATTCTCATTTACATCTCGTTGTGTATATTATGCCACCTGCAAACGAGACATGAGGTTGTTGTTATGGAAGATGGTGCTGATTTTGAGGACGGCACAAAACGGAAACCAAGCCTGGGTCAGTCGTTAATTCCGGTTTTTGTGATGGTGGGACTGCTGGCTTCTTCGGTTGTTTTTTATGCGGATAACTCATCATATGGCCCCAACCAAATCGCCCTGATTCTTTCTGCCATGGTGGGCGCCATCATTGGCATACGCAACGGCTTTACATGGAAAGAGATTAAAGATGGGATGGTGCACGGCGTTTCCCTCGCCATGGGTGCTATTTTTATCCTCCTGGTTGTTGGATCGCTTATCGGCACCTGGATTATGGCCGGCATTGTGCCCACCATGATCTACTATGGACTGCAAATTCTGAACCCCACCATTTTCTATGCCGCCTGCTGTGTGATCTGTGCCCTTGTGGCCCTTGCTACAGGAAGTTCATGGACAACTGCTGGTACCGTTGGGATCGCCCTTGTGGGCATTGCCGGTGCGTTTGAGCTTAGCCTTGGCATTGCTGCTGGTGCAATCATTTCCGGTGCCTATTTTGGCGACAAGCTCTCCCCACTTTCTGATACCACCAACCTTGCGCCGGCAATGGCGGGTACCGATCTGTTTACCCACATCCGGCACATGCTCTATACAACGGTGCCGAGCTTTATCATTGCGCTTACCCTGTTCACCATTATCGGATTGATGGGGGATACACCTGCTGATGCTGCCGGGCTTGAAGAAATGCTTACCGCACTCAGCAGCAGCTTTAATATCGGGTGGTATCTGTTGCTGCCTTTGGTGGCTGTTTTGTTTATGATTTACAAGAAAATGCCGGCTTTCCCTGCGTTGCTCATCGGCTCGCTCATCGGGGGTGTTTTTGCGATGATATTTCAGCAGCCGGTTGTATTCGAATTGGTTGGAGAAACCGACCTGCCGCCATTTTTTGCGCTCCTGAAAGGCTTTTGGATCACGATGTTCGATAGCTTTGAAGCAAATACGGGCAACGAGGCGCTTAATGATTTGCTGAGCCGCGGCGGGATGAGCAGCATGCTCAATACCATCTGGCTGATTGTGTCGGCCATGATGTTCGGCGCCGTTATGGAAAAGACAGGTATGCTCCAGGAGCTTGCCGGGCGCTTGCTCGGTATGGCAAAGAGCACGGGTGGGTTGATCACCGCTACCGTGGCTACGAGCATTGGGGCCAACATCATCGCTTCTGACCAGTACATCGCTATTGTAGTGCCCGGTCGGATGTATCGCGCCGAGTTCGAGAAGCGCAACCTGGCACCCAAAAACCTGTCACGTACCCTTGAAGACGCCGGCACGATCACTTCGCCGCTTATTCCATGGAATACCTGTGGGGCCTTTATGGCTTCCACCCTGGGTGTTGCCACGGTGGCCTATCTTCCATTTGCCTTTTTCAATCTGATGAACCCCATTATCGCCATGATTTATGGCTATACCGGTTTCAGCATTGTCAAACTCGACGAAGAAGGCCAGGAAGTAGCTACCTCTTAA
- a CDS encoding NAD(P)-dependent oxidoreductase, with protein sequence MQTLKDKTLFITGASRGIGKAMALRAAKDGANIVIAAKTAEPHPKLPGTIYTAAEEIEAAGGQALPLVVDIRHEDVVADAVSKAVNHFGGIDILINNASAIFLAGTVETSMKRFDLMHQVNVRGTYLCSQQCIPHLKEAANPHILNLSPPLNMEARWFAPHVAYTMAKFGMSMCVLGMAEELKSTGIAVNALWPRTTIATAAIQNLLGGDRVMKHSRKPEIIADAAHWILTQESSSTTSNFFIDDEVLAKAGVTNLDHYAVTPGVDLYPDFFV encoded by the coding sequence ATGCAGACCTTAAAAGATAAAACATTGTTTATTACCGGCGCCAGCAGAGGCATTGGCAAAGCCATGGCTTTGCGCGCAGCAAAAGATGGCGCCAACATCGTTATTGCCGCAAAAACAGCAGAACCGCACCCCAAATTGCCCGGCACAATCTACACGGCTGCAGAAGAAATTGAGGCTGCAGGGGGACAGGCCTTACCGCTTGTGGTTGATATTCGTCATGAAGACGTTGTTGCTGACGCCGTCAGCAAAGCGGTAAACCATTTTGGCGGTATCGACATTCTGATCAACAATGCAAGCGCCATTTTCCTTGCCGGCACCGTTGAAACCTCAATGAAACGGTTCGACTTGATGCACCAGGTAAATGTGCGCGGGACCTATCTCTGCTCACAACAATGCATTCCACACCTTAAGGAGGCAGCCAATCCACATATCTTAAACCTCTCCCCTCCCCTTAATATGGAAGCACGCTGGTTTGCCCCACACGTCGCCTATACCATGGCGAAGTTTGGGATGAGCATGTGCGTGCTGGGCATGGCTGAAGAATTGAAGTCAACAGGTATCGCCGTAAATGCCCTCTGGCCTCGCACAACCATTGCAACTGCCGCAATCCAAAACCTGCTCGGCGGCGACCGCGTGATGAAGCACAGCCGCAAGCCGGAAATCATCGCAGATGCTGCCCATTGGATCCTTACGCAGGAAAGCAGCAGTACCACGAGCAACTTCTTTATCGACGATGAAGTGCTGGCAAAAGCAGGTGTAACCAATTTGGATCATTATGCGGTAACACCTGGAGTAGACTTATATCCAGATTTTTTTGTATAA
- the purQ gene encoding phosphoribosylformylglycinamidine synthase subunit PurQ produces MKFGVVLFPGSNSDYDAFYVANDVVAQEARMIWHKETSVGDVDVIIIPGGFAHGDYLRCGAIARFSPIMKDVVRFANEGGLVIGFCNGFQILCESGLLPGALMRNASLRFICQQTKLRVEHVDTPFTFSLQPKALLTIPIAHGEGNYYASEEELDALEANNQVVFRYVDDNGEANAAGNPNGSARNIAGIINEQGNVLGMMPHPERCAEGLLTGTGEGVKIFESMVAYLTAEEAAV; encoded by the coding sequence ATTAAATTTGGTGTAGTGCTCTTTCCTGGCTCAAATTCAGATTACGACGCATTCTATGTTGCCAATGACGTAGTTGCACAAGAGGCGCGCATGATTTGGCACAAAGAAACCAGCGTGGGAGATGTAGATGTGATCATCATTCCTGGTGGCTTTGCACACGGTGACTATTTGCGCTGTGGCGCTATTGCCCGCTTTTCTCCCATCATGAAGGATGTTGTGCGTTTTGCAAATGAAGGTGGGTTAGTGATCGGGTTTTGCAATGGCTTCCAGATTCTTTGTGAAAGCGGATTGCTGCCGGGTGCTTTGATGCGCAATGCTTCGCTCCGTTTTATCTGTCAGCAGACAAAGCTACGCGTTGAACACGTTGATACGCCGTTTACCTTTTCGCTACAACCCAAAGCGCTGCTTACTATCCCGATTGCCCACGGAGAAGGCAATTATTACGCAAGCGAAGAAGAGCTTGACGCCCTTGAGGCAAACAACCAGGTTGTTTTTCGATACGTAGATGACAATGGGGAAGCCAATGCTGCCGGCAATCCAAATGGCTCAGCCCGAAACATTGCCGGCATTATCAACGAACAAGGCAACGTGCTCGGTATGATGCCGCACCCCGAACGCTGTGCAGAAGGATTACTTACGGGGACGGGCGAAGGGGTTAAGATATTTGAATCCATGGTGGCATACCTGACCGCTGAAGAAGCTGCGGTTTAG
- a CDS encoding Y-family DNA polymerase, which translates to MDPFALIDCNNFFVSCVRVHEPRLWNRPVVVLSNNDGCFISCSPEAKALGFPRGGTAFKYKDALKKHNVVVKSSNFTLFADISDRVYNTLRRFSPEIEKYSVDESFLKLPDVTHPKHIRDELYRYTRIPVTVGVGQTKTLSKAANHIAKKDASFAGALTLPEGDAANAFLQRVQVQKVWGIGGRWAAKLAQLGIDDALALKYARDSLIRQQLNVVGLRVVHELRGMRCIELEEVIPDKQQMMCCRSSDGPITSYEKLREFVAYLASTVAERLRSENQVAAGIRTYITTKQFEQRKYSKAHGVLMPEATAFTPRLVDFAIQNLKQIYRPGFRYRRAGVFLWGLNKNKFLQMDLFDAQHASKHLTLMDTLDKINARYGRDTVFVGSIGVERDWLSRAADPPKFYTTRWHDLARVG; encoded by the coding sequence ATGGACCCTTTTGCGCTGATTGACTGCAATAACTTTTTTGTCTCCTGTGTACGTGTGCACGAACCACGGCTTTGGAATCGTCCGGTTGTCGTGCTTTCTAACAATGACGGTTGCTTCATCTCATGCAGTCCCGAAGCCAAAGCACTTGGCTTTCCCCGAGGGGGGACGGCCTTTAAATATAAAGACGCCCTTAAGAAGCACAACGTTGTTGTCAAATCATCGAACTTCACGTTGTTTGCCGACATTTCAGATCGCGTTTATAACACGTTACGCAGGTTTTCGCCTGAAATTGAGAAGTACAGTGTAGATGAATCCTTTCTCAAACTTCCTGATGTTACCCATCCCAAACATATACGCGATGAACTCTATCGGTACACGAGGATTCCGGTTACCGTTGGCGTAGGACAAACCAAAACGTTGTCTAAAGCCGCCAACCACATCGCAAAAAAAGACGCATCATTCGCCGGCGCCCTGACGCTGCCAGAGGGCGACGCTGCTAATGCGTTTTTGCAACGTGTGCAGGTCCAGAAAGTCTGGGGCATCGGCGGGCGTTGGGCAGCTAAGCTTGCGCAACTCGGTATTGACGACGCACTAGCGCTCAAATACGCGCGCGACAGTCTCATCCGCCAGCAGCTTAATGTCGTGGGCTTGCGCGTCGTGCATGAGTTACGCGGCATGCGCTGCATTGAGCTTGAGGAGGTGATACCGGACAAGCAGCAGATGATGTGCTGCAGGAGCTCTGACGGACCGATCACCAGCTATGAAAAGCTACGCGAGTTTGTGGCGTATCTGGCCTCAACGGTGGCGGAACGGTTGCGCAGTGAAAACCAGGTGGCTGCCGGCATCCGGACCTACATCACCACCAAACAATTTGAGCAGCGAAAATACAGCAAGGCCCATGGCGTGCTGATGCCTGAAGCAACTGCATTTACCCCCAGGCTTGTAGACTTTGCCATTCAAAACCTCAAACAAATCTACCGCCCCGGATTCAGATACCGACGCGCCGGTGTTTTTCTGTGGGGCCTCAACAAAAACAAATTCCTGCAAATGGACCTGTTTGACGCGCAGCACGCCTCGAAACACCTCACGCTGATGGACACCCTCGACAAAATCAATGCGCGATACGGCAGGGATACGGTGTTTGTAGGCAGTATTGGAGTAGAGCGGGATTGGCTATCGCGGGCTGCAGATCCGCCCAAGTTTTATACAACGCGCTGGCACGACCTTGCCCGGGTTGGCTAA
- the arsM gene encoding arsenite methyltransferase → METNESIKTLVREKYGTIANEGPPAEGCGCGCSSSAEAFNIVGDAYDKVDGYVADADLGLGCGVPTEVAGIQPGHTVLDLGAGAGLDAFTARSIVGDSGHVIGVDFTPEMVEKARANTAKMGFDNVSFVQGDIEDMPVADNSIDVAISNCVLNLVPNKAQAFAEIYRVLKPGAHFCVSDIVVKGTMPPAIQRAAELYVGCVSGAVAQDRYMQIIAEAGFEASETLKSNVIEVPRDVLEQNLSAAHLAEYDASGMQVLSVTVRGVKPAN, encoded by the coding sequence ATGGAAACCAATGAATCAATAAAAACGCTGGTTCGCGAGAAATACGGGACCATCGCCAACGAGGGCCCGCCGGCAGAAGGCTGCGGGTGTGGCTGCAGTAGCAGCGCGGAAGCGTTCAACATCGTAGGGGATGCCTACGATAAAGTGGACGGTTATGTGGCTGATGCAGACCTGGGCCTCGGATGCGGGGTGCCTACAGAGGTAGCCGGCATTCAACCCGGACACACCGTACTCGACCTCGGCGCCGGCGCCGGACTCGACGCGTTCACTGCGCGCTCCATCGTGGGCGACAGCGGGCACGTAATCGGGGTCGATTTTACCCCTGAAATGGTCGAAAAAGCACGCGCAAACACCGCAAAAATGGGGTTTGACAACGTGTCGTTTGTCCAGGGCGATATCGAAGACATGCCGGTTGCTGACAACAGTATCGACGTTGCAATCAGCAACTGTGTGCTGAACCTGGTGCCGAACAAAGCACAGGCTTTTGCAGAAATATACCGCGTGCTCAAGCCGGGTGCGCATTTCTGTGTGTCGGATATCGTTGTCAAAGGCACCATGCCGCCGGCGATCCAGCGGGCAGCTGAGCTCTATGTGGGGTGTGTCTCTGGTGCGGTAGCACAGGATCGGTACATGCAGATTATTGCTGAAGCCGGCTTCGAGGCATCCGAAACGCTGAAGTCCAACGTCATCGAAGTGCCGCGCGATGTACTCGAACAGAACTTGAGTGCAGCGCATCTGGCGGAATACGATGCGTCGGGTATGCAAGTGCTGAGCGTCACGGTGCGGGGCGTAAAGCCCGCAAACTGA
- a CDS encoding S24 family peptidase — translation MRFSNQSQDYRDEDLNLHTYLVKRPHATQFVFARSNAMEGAGINEGALLIVDHSLKPKNGDIVVAAVQGEFMLRAIRKELRRIVLYATVDQFPEVEMTDMDEVWGVVVAAINQFRT, via the coding sequence ATGCGTTTCTCCAACCAGTCGCAGGACTACCGCGACGAAGACCTGAACCTGCACACCTACCTCGTCAAGCGCCCCCACGCCACCCAGTTTGTGTTTGCCCGCAGCAACGCAATGGAAGGCGCCGGCATCAACGAAGGGGCGCTGCTCATTGTAGACCACTCCCTCAAACCAAAAAACGGTGACATCGTCGTAGCCGCTGTTCAGGGTGAGTTCATGCTCCGCGCCATCCGCAAAGAGCTGCGGCGGATCGTTCTGTACGCCACCGTCGACCAGTTTCCCGAAGTAGAAATGACCGACATGGACGAGGTATGGGGCGTAGTAGTGGCTGCAATCAACCAGTTCAGAACTTGA
- a CDS encoding rhomboid family intramembrane serine protease, translating to MADLSGTPVTLILLVINVFIFGYAMFVNANIVGRLAFRPRQILDKKEYYRFISAGFVHQELWHIAFNMLTLYFFGPLLEGRFIDIFGPWLGMGMFLVLYFGSELTAHALTMYYHKDDPYYSAIGASGAISGIVFAYCLYLPFSMLYFMFAIPIPAIVFAFLYVAGSIYAMKRSHKGGGGRIAHEAHLGGAIGGLLLTMLIDPESIEIFIRSVQRFLQSVF from the coding sequence ATGGCTGATTTATCAGGTACTCCCGTCACGTTGATTCTACTTGTAATCAACGTTTTCATCTTTGGGTATGCGATGTTTGTTAACGCAAATATCGTTGGTCGCCTGGCCTTCAGGCCCCGGCAAATTCTCGACAAGAAAGAATATTACCGGTTTATATCAGCTGGGTTTGTGCATCAGGAGTTGTGGCATATTGCATTTAATATGCTCACCCTCTACTTCTTTGGCCCTTTATTGGAAGGCCGATTTATAGATATATTTGGGCCCTGGCTCGGGATGGGGATGTTTCTGGTCTTGTATTTTGGCTCAGAGCTTACTGCACACGCCCTCACCATGTATTACCACAAAGATGACCCGTACTACTCGGCCATCGGTGCTTCAGGGGCAATAAGTGGGATTGTATTTGCGTATTGTCTCTATCTGCCTTTCTCCATGCTGTACTTCATGTTTGCCATTCCTATTCCGGCCATTGTGTTTGCGTTTCTTTACGTGGCCGGGTCCATCTATGCAATGAAGCGCTCTCATAAGGGGGGCGGCGGCCGAATTGCTCATGAGGCGCACCTTGGCGGTGCGATAGGGGGGCTGTTGTTGACGATGTTGATTGATCCGGAGTCGATCGAAATTTTTATCAGGAGTGTGCAGAGGTTTCTGCAAAGCGTATTTTAA